CTTCGCCGGGCATGGCAAACCACAAAAAGGAAACGGCAGCGCAAAACGCGATGCTGCACGCAAGCAGCCACGGCTTGCGACGTCCGGTCTGGTCGGCGATGGAGCCAAGTATCGGCGACACCAACGCGATGACCAGCCCCGCGTAGCCCAGTGTCTCGCCCCACAGGGCCTGCCCCTTTGTGGGGTCGCCCACATAGGTGGCCGCGAAATAGGGTGCAAAAATAAATGTGGTGATAAGCGTGAAATAAGGCTGGTTGGCCCAATCAAACATCGCCCACGAGATCTGCCCGCGGCGCGACGCAACCGCGCCACCAACCGCACTGGTGACGGTGTCGTTGGTCAGACCACTGCCCTCTGCCGCCGTGTGCGTGCTCATACCTGTCCCCCCCAAACCCGATCGGGACTTTAGCAGCCACGCAAACCACGTATACCCCGCGCAGGTGCGACCAAGGTGCGTATGTACCAAAACCGGGCATCCGCCGCACCCACATAGAATGCGACTGTCTGCATCTTCAGAGTCCCTGTGTGGTGTCAATGTAAGGGCTGGAAGACGTGGTGCGCATCAACCCTTCCACCAGCACGCCCAGCGCGGCCAGCGCTTGTTGTTTCCAGTCGCTCATCACCACCATGCGTCCCACGTCGTGATGGCGCAGGCTCACATAGCCATGCAGCAACGCCCATGTCTGCACGGCCGCATCCTGCTGCTGTTTGGGTGTGGCGTCATCTCCGCGCAATGCATTGATGAGTTTGGCCATGGTATTGAAGGCCCTCGCCCCTACCTGTTCAGCCTCCGGTGATGGTCTGAAGTCCGGACCCCGCTCTCCGAAAATGAGGTTGTAGTGAGCCGTGTGGGCCTCAGCCATATCGAGATACTGGGCCGCCGCCGTCAGGATCGCATCACGTGGTGACAGGGATGTATCTGCCACCGTCATGCTGTCAATCACCATCTCGAACCCTTCCACATACAGCGCGTCAAGAATGCCCTGTTTGCCCTTGAAATGGCTGTAAATACCAATGGTAGAAATACCGGCCCGCGCTGCTATGGCCCGCACGCTCAAAGCCGCCACACCACCTTCAAGAAAGAGCCCGGACGCTGCCGCGAAAATCCGCGCCTTGGGGTTGGCCGCATCCTGAGCGGCGGAAACCTGCGGATCGCGGTTAGGCTTTGGGGCTTTTGTCGTGGTCATCCGGGCTTTCCAAAGGGGCCTTGAGAGGCGTCGCGCAATCAGCGCTTGACACGCCATAACGCCGTTATTAAACCATCTCCAAACACATAACGCCGTTATGCAACCGCCGCAAGGATTGATTATCAAGTGACCGAAAAACTGGAAACCGACTATCTCATCATTGGGGCGGGCGCCATGGGCATGGCCTTTGCGGACACCCTGCTGACCGACACGCAGGCCAGCGGCGCACGCATTATGATGGTCGATGGCCATGCCAAACCCGGCGGCCACTGGAACGACGCCTACCCGTTTGTGACCCTGCACCAGCCGGCCTCTTTTTACGGCGTGGCCTCGCGGGAACTGTCCACCGGCAAAATAGATGACACCGGCCTCAACAAGGGCCTGTGCGACCTTTCCACCGGCTCCGACATCAATTCCTATTTCGATCAGGTGATGCGGCATACGTTTTTGCCGTCGGGCCGGGTTCAGTATTTTCCCATGTGCCACTACACCGGCACGCCGGGCAGCAACGAAACGTTTCACTCGATCACCAGCGGCAAAAAGTACGAAGTGACCGTCACCCAAAAGACGGTGGATGCGACATTTCTCAAGAACAGCGTCCCCTCCACGCACACACCCAATTTCAGTGTCGGGGACGGCGTGACCTTCATGCCTCTCAACAGCCTGCCGGGCCTCACGTCAACGCCCGACGGATATGTGGTCATCGGCGGCGGCAAGACCGGCATTGATGCCTGCCTGTGGTTGCTGGAAAC
The genomic region above belongs to Pyruvatibacter sp. and contains:
- a CDS encoding TetR/AcrR family transcriptional regulator, whose amino-acid sequence is MTTTKAPKPNRDPQVSAAQDAANPKARIFAAASGLFLEGGVAALSVRAIAARAGISTIGIYSHFKGKQGILDALYVEGFEMVIDSMTVADTSLSPRDAILTAAAQYLDMAEAHTAHYNLIFGERGPDFRPSPEAEQVGARAFNTMAKLINALRGDDATPKQQQDAAVQTWALLHGYVSLRHHDVGRMVVMSDWKQQALAALGVLVEGLMRTTSSSPYIDTTQGL